From the genome of Aspergillus fumigatus Af293 chromosome 1, whole genome shotgun sequence, one region includes:
- the sin4 gene encoding mediator of RNA polymerase II transcription subunit 16, with protein sequence MPLIMEDGINVDDLFGEPGSLELGLSPSTTSPRGLAQRLDEMRLIGCCQKIAWSKLGCIAYISQDGLRVNVRHLQCRPSDGKWVLSEETPLLPVTDAHGGHTLVHLCWNEPGVELAVADSSGRVSIYSISIALNSIAGHRQAAFDPDDDGAQIVGMMWLNTQRTVHSFYQAAKVQGRWAYSPFRRRPIGPFHPVNKAGLVCVTRSGIIRLLYQNPDGRWAEISAELKNTGYSDRLLTHAALVSTQGGILIATHSACQKLCLYRVHIAWTPTQYDPGQQKPPVPWPVPSFRFLHCKVESQCDVRGTNRHAGDNAPGLPSFTNSLYCLTGLDIVLPALDNPAGSTANPWVVAIYSAPLHVTQDHPQQQGPASVFVRWQLDTGPLTLHPKFDDVPSKKNNAQVKPKLELRRLDDVYSDKYAISIDQIEYGNVLAITYDDGSVVFYDPKTMAVVNGVDDANTVTSLAQAGFHHPPEPSGLHISFSPNACAAVMLDGEGQTHLRLTEHSYGAEGGLHDENKYSAAIAALTLAFCRGCGSDVNTDDILLILVRQLTPEAQATFINEAYRALPINCNFTVEQDKLMNHPYIPRCLSIQAALGFKNKYTPRSFASSIPWAVLQLRHASVLYAFFFQYNKGGTTEPHDPDVLRMVLGNTKWALDFSFYVLNELFDLADDFESLSGDQEAFTQKLKSTSSLPLIILLSSMSRAFLRFICRGLRGIYAGYATAAPLSGDARVYYAEIYQTLESAPIRIDAYEKFLAGVDSAVRHAYHGAGFGDAERPGPEKELLVNARVPPVLVPAVSTILRQTVPALKTEIDRITIYMGDYSWLGLSNDRRTEMYRRSRDVDIIKKIPCRPTASALPETNANANANQNGKSSTQVQQRRRRCVRCCEVSSDTHPPRSLLSFRMIVKLGLLRACVCGGMWTLEPSVYSSAQPSGAPVGQATGRTPALVAAGLAGSS encoded by the exons ATGCCCTTGATCATGGAAGACGGCATCAATGTTGACGATTTGTTTGGAGAGCCCGGCTCCCTCGAGCTGGGCTTGTCCCCTTCTACTACCTCTCCGAGAGGTCTTGCACAACGGTTAGATGAAATGAGACTGATAGGTTGTTGTCA GAAGATTGCATGGTCAAAACTGGGATGTATTGCATACATCTCTCAGGACGGTCTGAGAGTCAATGTTCGTCATCTCCAGTGTCGACCTTCAGATGGAAAATGGGTACTCAGTGAGGAAACCCCTCTACTGCCAGTCACCGATGCTCATGGAGGGCACACCTTGGTTCATCTGTGCTGGAATGAGCCAGGGGTCGAACTGGCGGTGGCGGATTCTTCGGGAAGGGTATCCATTTACTCAATTTCAATTGCACTCAACAGCATTGCTGGTCATCGTCAAGCAGCTTTCGATcctgatgatgacggcgcTCAAATAGTGGGTATGATGTGGTTGAACACCCAACGCACG GTGCATTCTTTCTATCAAGCGGCAAAGGTGCAGGGGCGCTGGGCCTACTCGCCATTTCGACGTCGTCCAATCGGTCCGTTCCATCCAGTCAATAAGGCAGGTTTGGTCTGCGTGACCAGGTCCGGAATCATCCGACTGTTGTATCAGAATCCCGACGGTAGATGGGCAGAAATCTCCGCAGAACTCAAAAATACAGGCTACTCAGACCGACTCCTGACCCACGCGGCCTTGGTATCTACGCAGGGCGGCATCCTCATTGCCACACACTCAGCATGCCAGAAACTTTGTCTTTATCGCGTTCACATCGCCTGGACCCCGACGCAATACGACCCTGGCCAGCAAAAACCACCAGTCCCTTGGCCTGTTCCTTCTTTCCGCTTCCTCCATTGCAAAGTCGAATCCCAGTGTGATGTGCGAGGCACAAACCGCCATGCGGGAGATAATGCACCGGGCTTGCCCTCATTCACCAACTCTCTTTATTGTCTTACTGGCTTGGACATTGTGCTTCCAGCCCTCGATAACCCAGCGGGCTCAACGGCAAATCCTTGGGTAGTCGCTATCTATTCAGCCCCTCTCCACGTCACGCAGGATCATCCTCAGCAACAAGGCCCGGCAAGCGTCTTTGTACGGTGGCAATTGGACACCGGTCCGCTGACTCTTCATCCGAAATTTGATGACGTCCCTTCGAAGAAAAACAATGCCCAGGTCAAG CCGAAATTGGAGCTGCGTCGGTTGGATGATGTCTATTCCGACAAGTACGCCATCTCGATAGACCAGATCGAGTATGGCAATGTGCTTGCCATCACATACGACGACGGCTCTGTGGTTTTCTATGATCCCAAGACCATGGCTGTGGTCAACGGAGTCGACGACGCAAACACTGTAACCAGCTTAGCTCAGGCGGGCTTTCACCACCCCCCAGAGCCCTCAG GTCTTCATATCAGTTTCTCACCAAACGCGTGCGCTGCCGTAATGCTTGACGGAGAGGGACAAACTCACCTAAGGCTCACCGAACACTCTTACGGGGCTGAGGGCGGACTTCATGACGAGA ACAAATATTCGGCTGCTATTGCAGCGCTGACCCTAGCATTCTGTCGGGGATGCGGAAGCGACGTAAATACCGACGACATCCTGTTGATTCTTGTACGCCAGCTGACACCCG AGGCGCAAGCCACCTTCATCAACGAAGCATACCGCGCTTTGCCTATAAACTGCAACTTTACAGTAGAGCAGGATAAACTTATGAACCATCCTTACATTCCTCGCTGTCTGAGTATCCAAGCTGCTCTGGGATTCAAGAACAAATACACGCCGCGAAGCTTTGCATCCTCTATACCTTGGGCCgtcctccagcttcgccaTGCGTCGGTTCTATatgcattcttcttccagtaCAACAAAGGCGGCACCACAGAACCGCATGACCCTG ATGTTTTGCGTATGGTGCTCGGAAATACTAAATGGGCCCTTGATTTTTCATTCTACGTGCTCAACGAGCTGTTCGACCTCGCCGATGACTTTGAAAGCCTGTCCGGCGACCAGGAGGCATTTACACAGAAGT TGAAATCCACAAGTTCCCTtcctctcatcatcctcctctcaaGCATGTCTCGCGCATTCCTGCGGTTCATCTGCCGGGGTTTGCGAGGGATCTACGCAGGCTACGCGACCGCAGCGCCTCTAAGCGGCGATGCCCGCGTCTACTACGCGGAGATCTACCAAACACTGGAATCCGCCCCAATCCGTATCGACGCATACGAGAAGTTCCTCGCGGGCGTGGACTCGGCCGTGCGTCACGCTTACCACGGTGCCGGGTTCGGCGACGCGGAACGGCCAGGCCCGGAGAAGGAACTCCTGGTCAACGCCCGTGTGCCTCCCGTGCTGGTACCGGCGGTGTCCACCATCCTCCGACAGACGGTCCCCGCGCTGAAGACGGAAATCGACCGCATCACGATCTACATGGGTGACTACAGCTGGCTGGGCCTGTCCAACGACCGCCGCACCGAGATGTACCGCCGGAGCCGGGATGTggacatcatcaagaagatcCCTTGTAGGCCTACTGCATCTGCTCTTCCGGAGACCAACGCAAATGCGAATGCAAACCAGAACGGGAAATCCAGCACGCAGGTGCAGCAGCGTCGGCGGCGATGCGTTCGCTGCTGCGAAGTCTCTAGCGATACGCATCCGCCGCGGTCCCTACTCTCCTTCCGCATGATTGTGAAGCTGGGGCTGTTACGAGCCTGTGTCTGTGGGGGCATGTGGACTCTGGAGCCGAGTGTGTATAGCTCTGCACAGCCGTCGGGTGCCCCGGTCGGTCAGGCGACGGGACGTACGCCGGCACTG
- a CDS encoding putative SIR2 family histone deacetylase (Hst4), protein MASPPPSSTTTASSLTTSTSSSSSQTSTVSDERWNPKFMDDFDLSELSELSSPPASPQSPPSFIPSPPPSQDAGESSSAARGQDGLSPARKKRRVATPKERTTQHLDLSRDSGLSFREQQAQVDLLVKTLRRHRKIVVIAGAGISTSAGIPDFRSTDGLFKSLQKKHNLKASGKLLFDAAVYQDESLTASFQDMVRSLSEEAAKTCPTAFHHMLARLAQENRLTRLYTQNIDGIETSMPPLATQIPLNVKAPWPRTIQLHGSLDKMVCQKCRHLLDFDREMFNRPDAPECPECSKNNQFRIETGQRSHGIGKMRPRIVLYNEHNPDEEAITSVMNADIRSRPDALIVVGTSLKIPGVRRLVKSLCSVIRTRRNGVTMWINNEPPAGKEFEDCWDLMVKGDCDEVARLAGLKRWDDDSEDVFDECNSSEVERVKKEQGAVSIVIRTPKKKQKTQTGILTPSSSHDEESTELRHKHPSNGGSLHNPASRGRSLKDVLHKAKGGEPTKAAPKKSAPKKRGKKVEPAHNAKITAFSKVTKTARAATGDAGKSVKLEKDDAKPMHPLPPGAARNNGPLFPNLVGKGNTSPCGGFWSNPDTISPKSVPKGMKDLLNPPSP, encoded by the exons ATGGCGTCGCCTCCACCCTCTTCAACCACCACCGCTTCCTCCTTaaccacctccacctctaGCTCTTCCTCACAAACCTCTACAGTCTCAGACGAGAGGTGGAATCCTAAATTCATGGATGATTTCGACCTTTCAGAGCTATCAGAGCTGAGCTCTCCGCCAGCATCCCCTCAATCCCCTCCAAGCTTCATTCCCTCGCCGCCTCCATCTCAAGACGCGGGCGAGTCGTCTAGCGCCGCACGCGGCCAAGACGGTCTCTCCCCCGCCAGAAAGAAGCGTCGCGTAGCTACACCAAAAGAGCGCACCACGCAACACCTCGATTTGTCCAGGGATTCAGGGCTCAGTTTTAGGGAACAGCAGGCGCAGGTTGATTTACTCGTCAAAACTCTTCGTCGTCACCGCAAGATTGTCGTCATCGCGGGTGCTGGTATCTCCACGTCTGCAGGCA TTCCTGACTTTCGCTCTACCGATGGCCTCTTCAAATCCCTCCAGAAGAAACACAACCTCAAAGCTTCCGGCAAGCTTCTGTTCGACGCTGCCGTCTACCAGGATGAGTCCCTGACCGCCTCCTTTCAGGATATGGTGCGGTCGCTGTCGGAAGAGGCGGCCAAGACCTGCCCGACCGCATTCCACCACATGCTCGCTCGTCTAGCACAGGAGAACCGGCTCACACGACTGTACACTCAGAATATCGATGGTATCGAGACATCAATGCCTCCTCTGGCAACCCAGATTCCTCTGAACGTAAAGGCTCCCTGGCCGCGCACGATCCAATTGCACGGAAGCCTGGACAAAATGGTCTGCCAAAAGTGCCGTCATCTGCTCGATTTCGACCGGGAAATGTTCAACAGGCCTGACGCTCCTGAATGCCCCGAGTGTTCGAAGAATAACCAATTTCGCATCGAGACCGGACAGCGCAGTCATGGAATTGGCAAGATGCGACCGCGGATTGTGCTGTACAACGAGCACAACCCGGACGAGGAGGCGATTACCTCGGTCATGAACGCAGATATCCGGTCGCGGCCGGACGCCCTGATCGTGGTCGGCACCAGTCTGAAAATCCCCGGCGTACGTCGCCTGGTGAAAAGCCTCTGCTCTGTGATCCGCACGCGTCGCAACGGCGTCACCATGTGGATCAACAACGAGCCGCCTGCTGGCAAGGAGTTTGAAGACTGCTGGGATTTGATGGTCAAGGGCGACTGTGACGAAGTGGCGCGGCTGGCCGGTCTGAAACGGTGGGATGACGATTCGGAGGACGTGTTTGACGAATGCAACTCCTCCGAAGTCGAGCGGGTGAAGAAGGAACAAGGTGCTGTATCCATTGTCATCCGaacaccgaagaagaagcagaagacgcAAACAGGAATTCTTACGCCTTCCTCTAGCCACGACGAGGAGTCAACAGAACTGCGACACAAGCACCCATCGAACGGCGGCTCTCTCCATAATCCCGCCAGCCGGGGACGCAGTCTCAAAGATGTGCTCCACAAGGCGAAAGGCGGCGAACCCACGAAAGCCGCACCGAAAAAGAGTGCGCCCAAGAAGCGAGGCAAGAAAGTCGAGCCGGCGCACAATGCAAAGATCACCGCCTTTAGCAAAGTCACCAAAACCGCAAGGGCCGCGACTGGCGATGCTGGCAAATCCGTCAAACTGGAGAAGGATGATGCGAAACCGATGCACCCACTTCCGCCTGGTGCGGCGCGCAATAACGGGCCTCTCTTCCCTAACCTTGTCGGTAAAGGAAACACTTCTCCGTGCGGTGGATTCTGGAGCAACCCTGACACGATTTCTCCCAAATCGGTCCCGAAGGGAATGAAGGATCTGCTCAATCCTCCAAGTCCGTGA
- the cbfA gene encoding uncharacterized protein — protein MPTRKSTDAPTDADGPSPQPQNQTSPVQNVQATEQQLKARAEGVSIEDYLLPRSLTLRLAKAVLPPNTAIQKDAVLAIQKAATVFVSYLASHANEATLKRTVAPADVFSALSELEFEAFRPRLEKELEAFTEMKAGKRKGRKSGAGVGDEAGAVQKTQVDDEESAVREVKRVKRVEGGSSSAQEGHEEEEDDDDTQEEQEPGLENEEEAEEDEEEDEDDGEEEDEDETQEEDIDRVEDLDRDSRPRRTMDPDAADDTESENESGPGTQLQSGLGLG, from the exons ATGCCTACCCGGAAGTCCACCGATGCCCCAACCGATGCAGACGGCCCCTCGCCGCAACCGCAGAACCAGACCTCACCAGTCCAGAATGTCCAAGCAAccgagcagcagctcaaaGCTCGCGCCGAGGGCGTGAGTATCGAG GACTACCTCCTCCCGCGATCGCTCACTCTCCGACTAGCGAAAGCAGTCCTCCCCCCCAACACAGCCATCCAGAAAGATGCGGTGCTAGCGATCCAGAAGGCTGCGACGGTGTTTGTGTCGTATCTTGCTTCGCA CGCGAACGAGGCGACGCTCAAGCGAACGGTTGCGCCCGCGGACGTGTTTTCTGCGCTATCCGAGCTGGAGTTTGAGGCGTTCCGGCCTaggctggagaaggaactAGAGGCGTTTACGGAGATGAAGGCTGGGAAGCGGAAGGGGAGGAAGTCGGGGGCGGGGGTCGGTGACGAGGCCGGGGCTGTCCAGAAAACACAGGtagatgacgaggagagcGCGGTACGTGAGGTGAAGAGGGTGAAGCGGGTTGAGGGGGGTTCGTCTAGTGCTCAGGAGGGgcatgaggaggaggaagatgacgatgacacCCAGGAGGAACAAGAACCGGGCttggagaatgaggaggaggccgaggaagacgaggaggaggatgaggatgatggcgaggaggaggatgaagatgagacaCAAGAAGAGGACATCGATCGAGTAGAAGATCTGGATCGCGATTCGCGACCGAGGCGAACGATGGATCctgatgctgcagatgacaCAGAAAGCGAAAATGAGTCGGGACCTGGGACGCAGCTGCAGAGCGGGCTTGGTTTGGGATAG